The sequence below is a genomic window from Flavobacterium lipolyticum.
TCATATTACAAACGAAATCAAAGACAGAATGCAATTGTTGGGTAAATCCGGCGATTATGACATTGTAATTACCGAAATCGGTGGAACTGTTGGTGATATCGAATCATTACCTTATATAGAATCTGTTCGTCAGTTGGTGTGGGAGTTGGGTGAAAATAACGGAATCGTTATTCATTTAACATTGGTTCCATATTTGGCTGCTGCGGGTGAGTTAAAAACAAAACCAACACAGCACTCTGTAAAAACTTTGATGGAAAGTGGTATCAAAGCTGATATTTTGGTTTGTAGAACTGAGCATGAATTGTCTCAGGAACTGCGTCAAAAACTGGCTTTGTTTTGCAATGTTAAGAAAGAAGCGGTTATTCAGTCCATTGATGCTTCAACCATATATGAAGTTCCAAATTTAATGCTTGAAGAAGGATTAGATGTAGTGGCTTTGAAAAAATTAGATCTGCCTAAAAAAGCATTACCGGATCTTAAAAACTGGAATACCTTTTTGAAAAGACTGAAAAATCCAAAACATACGGTAAATATTGGTTTGGTTGGAAAATATGTAGAAATGCAGGATTGTTACAAATCTATTTTAGAAGCATTCATACATGCAGGTGCAGCAAACGAAACGAAAGTAAATGTAATTTCGATACATTCAGAACATATTAATGCTGAAAATATTGTAGAAAAATTAGCAGGTCTGGATGGAGTTCTGGTAGCTCCTGGTTTTGGAGAAAGAGGTATTGAAGGTAAAATCGAAGCCGTACGTTATGTACGTGAAAACAACATTCCGTTTTTCGGAATTTGTTTAGGAATGCAAATGTCTGTAATCGAATATTCAAGAAATATTTTGGGTTACAAAGAGGCGAACTCTACTGAGATGAACGATAAAACGCCTCATCCGGTGGTGAATTTAATGGAAGAGCAAAAAACAGTGACAGATAAAGGCGGAACCATGCGTTTAGGAGCGTGGAAATGTGATATCAAACCTGATACGCTGGCGTATAAAATCTACGGTCAGAAAACAATTTCAGAGCGTCACCGTCACCGTTATGAATACAATAACAAATATGCTGATGAACTGCAAAATGCAGGTTTGAAAGCTTCAGGGGTAAACCCGGATACAGGTTTGGTAGAAATTGTAGAACTTGAAAATCACCCGTTTTTCATTGGAGTACAATACCATCCTGAATACAAAAGTACAGTAGCAAATCCACATCCGATTTTTGTAAACTTTGTGGCTGCTGCAGTGAATGCGCATAAAAAATAATAATTAATATTCTGAAAAGTGTAACGTTTGAATCTAATTCAGCACTAATACCTTTTTAACGAATAACTTTTTAAACTGTAATGGAAGAAAAAAAATTTGATCTTAATTCAATCATTGGTTTTGTATTGATATTTGGAATTTTGATTTGGATTATGTACCAAAATCAGCCTTCTGATAAAGAGATTGCTGCTGAAAAAGCCAAAAAAGAACTAATTGCCAAGCAAGAAGCACAAGCGAAAGCGGATAAAACTAAAACAGCTGTTTTACCGGTTGCTGCAGCTACAACTCCTGGTGATACAGTGCAGTTGGCACAATTACAAAAAACATTAGGTGGTTTTGCTTATTCAGCTACACTACCTTCTGCTAAAGAAGGTTTTACAACTATTGAAAACGAAAAGATTAAACTTAAAATCGCTAACAAAGGTGGTTATATAGTAGAAGCTACGTTGAAAGAGTTCAAAAAGTTTGAAAAAAATTCAGGACAATTAGTTGAATTGATTAAAGACAATAATGCTAATTTAAACATTCAGCTGCAAACTGCGGATAACAGAACTTTAAACTCTAAAGATTTGTTTTTTGAACCGACGCTAACTAAAAATGGTGCAGATCAAATTTTAACAATGCGTTTGAAAGCAGGTGCTAATGAATTCTTAGAATACAAATATGTTCTTAAACCAAATGATTATTTAATTGGTTTTGATGTTCGTTCTCAGGGATTAAACAAAGTTTTAAACACTGGAAAGCCATTAGATTTACAGTGGGATTTAAAAACGTATAGAAACGAAAAAAGTATTTCGTATGAAAACCGTTATGCTGAAATTTATTATGAGCATGAAGATGGTAAAATAAACTATGCAGGTTTAGGAAAACATGAAGAAGAAACCGTTGAAAAAGTTAGTTTTATAGCTTATAAACAACATTTCTTTACCTCTATACTAGTAACGGATAAACCATTCACAACATCAAAGTTAGAATCAACTAATTTAGTGAATGATGAAAAGATAGATACTGTTTTTACGAAACAGTTTAAAACAAATGTTCCTTTAGCATTCTCTAATGGGGAAATTGATTATAAAATGCAATGGTATTTTGGACCGGCAGATTATAAAGTCCTAAAATCATACGATAAGAATTTTCAAAAAATCATTCCATTAGGTTGGGGTATTTTTGGTTGGATCAACCGATTGATTTTTATTCCGTTGTTTGGATTCTTAAGCTCGACAATTGGATTATCATTAGGAATTGCGATTATCATCTTTACGATTATTATTAAATTGGCGATGTCGCCAATTACCTATAAGTCATTCCTGTCTCAGGCAAAAATGAAAGTTTTACGTCCGGAGATTACAGAATTGGGAGAAAAATTCAAAAAAGACCCAATGAAAAAACAACAGGAAACGATGAAACTGTACAACAAAGCAGGAGTAAACCCAATGGCAGGATGTATTCCGGCATTGATTCAGCTTCCTTTTATGTATGCTTCATTCCAGTTCTTCCCTTCAGCTTTTGAGTTAAGACAAAAAGGTTTCCTTTGGGCAGACGATTTGTCTTCTTTTGATGCTGTTGTAAAATTGCCATTCTACATTCCGTTGTATGGAGATCATATCAGTTTGTTCCCAATTTTGGCAGCAATTGCGATTTTCTTCTACATGAAAATGACATCCGGAGATCAGCAAATGGCAGCGCCTCAGCAAGAAGGTATGCCGGATATGGCAAAAATGATGAAAATCATGATTTATGTGTCGCCATTAATGATGTTAATTTTCTTCAATAGTTATGGTGCCGGATTGAGTTTGTATAACTTTATTTCAAACTTAATTACAATCGGAATCATGTATGTAATTAAAAATTACATTGTGGATAGTGATAAAATTCACGCTCAGATTCAGGAAAATAAATTAAAAGAGCCTAAAAAGCAAAGTAAGTTTCAACAACGTCTTCAGGAAGTAATGGAACAGCAAGAAGCTGCGAAAGCTCAGAATAAAAAGAAATAACACCAATAAAAAAATCTCGATTCTTCGGGATTTTTTTATATCTGAAATATACTTAATCAAAGTCAGAATCGTTAAAGTTTAAAATAGAATATAATAGATATGATTTCTAAAAAAATAATAGCCGGATTACTTTTATTAAACACCTTTTTTGCAGTAGCGCAGGAGGTTAATAAATCGGATGCTAACGGGAAAAAAGACGGAGTTTGGAAAGGAATTTATGAAGTTTCTAAACGTCCTCGTTATGAAGGAACTTTTAGTCACGGAAAAGAAACCGGAGTGTTTAAATTTTTTGATGATACTAAAAAAGGAGATGTTGTCGCAACTCGAGATTTTACAGCAAACGATGGAAGTTCGTATACTATTTTTTACGATCAGAATAAAAATAAAGTGAGCGAAGGTAAGGAAATCGGAAAATCGCGTGAAGGTGAGTGGAAGTACTATCATAAGGCTTCGAAAGCAATTATGACACTTGAAAAATACAAAGCCGGAAAATTAGAAGGAGTAAGAACTGTTTTTTATGCAGATTCTAAAATTGCCGAGGAAATGACTTATAAAGAAGGTTTGAAAGAGGGTGTTTATAAGAAGTACGGGCAAAACGGAATTCTATTGGAACAAAGTACTTTTAAGAATAACGAATACAATGGCGATGCTATTTTTTATGACTCTGATGGGGTAGTAGCTTCTAAAGGAAAATTTACCAGAGGGAAGAAATCCGGAATGTGGCAGTTTTACTTTAAAGGAAAATTAACGAAGGAAGTTAATATGAGTGATCCTAAAAGTAGTTATCAGGCCGATTCAAAACCTAAGGCCGAGTAAGTTATATCAGTCCGCTTTGCGGACTTTTTTGTTGTCTCATTTTGAGGAAAGTTCCGGGAGTAATCTTTCAATTTAAATAGGTTTCGTTCAATGAGAACTTTTTAGTGTTGCGTTGTCTATAGGGAGTTAATTTTTTGATCTCTTAGGTTTATTGTAAATAAAAGACTACATTTGTATTATCGATTGTAGCTAGATAAGGTTGTAATTGATTTAGAGTTTTTTTGAAATTCCTGTAGTGAAAAAATAATTAAGTATGAATAATAGGTACAAAATTGTAGTGACTTTATTGTTAAATGTTCTTTTTAATAATGTTGTTATTTCCCAGACTTCTTTGGGTACATGTGATGGTTTTATGAGTAATCTCAAAAAAGAGCTTACGAAGAATCATTCTGATGGTTCTAATAAAAAAGGTGAAATGAAAAGCATTTCTCTTCAAATTGTTGGTTCGGAAAAGTTTACCGGAAAAGTGAATTATAAGGAATCAACAGTTTCAGGTGAATTTTTGATTGGAGAAATCAAGAATGTGCCAGAATCCTCTTTTTTTATCAAAGTAACAGATCAATTTCTGGAAGGACACATTATTTTAAAAAAAGAAAGAGAAGCATATAAGTACTCTTCTGATTTTCAGGGAAAAGCTTATGTGTCAAAAGTTGATATCAATTCTTTGATTTGTATAGATTACGAAAATATACTCCAGGGAGGAAGCGAAACATCAAAAAACAGTTCAGGTAAAATTAGTGCTGCGTTATTAAATTTAGAGAGCTTGCCGGGTGGACGCAGTTGTGTATTATTAGATTTTGACGGACATTACTTGCCCGCGGGAAATAAGTGGAATAATGGTAACGCAATTGATGCAGCTCCATCCGGAATGAGTGATGCAGATATATTGCAATTTTTTGAAATAGTTTCAGAAGATTATAAACCGTTTAATTTGAATATAACAACAAGTGAAGAAGTATACAATAAGTATAAAGAAAGTTTAAGGCTGCGTGTAGTAGTAACTCCGACAAATACAGCAGCTCCGGGAAGTGGAGGTGTAGCCTATATAGGATCCTTTGGTTATGGGCTTCCGGCTTGGTGTTTTAATGTTTCTAGTGCTAAACGTGGGGGAGAAGCTGCTTCGCACGAAATAGGTCATACTTTTGGTTTAGAGCATGATGGGCGCATTTCTCCAAAGGAAGAGTATTTTGCAGGAATAAATGGAACTTCTTGGGCGCCAATTATGGGAGCTGGTTATAACAGACCTATTACACAATGGAGCAAAGGAGAGTATAATAGTGCAAATAATAATGAAGATGACGTTGCTATAATTTCTAGTTTTGGCTCTCCCCCTGGTTTTGTTGGATTTGGAGTAGCAGCGTATAGAGCCGATGACTATGGTAATGGTCCTTCTTCAGCATTTAGTTTAACTTTGGATAATAAAGGAAAGATTACTCAAAAAGAAGGTATAATCGAAAAAGAAGGAGATAATGATTTCTTTGCATTTACTACTACAGGAGGAAATGTTCGTATTACCGCCAATACAAGTGCAAAGACTAATGTTGGTAATCTCCATCTTTCAATTAAATTATATAATTCCGAAGGTGTAGAAATGGGACAATATTGGGATTCTGATCCTTTAAAGTTAAATGCTTCAATGGATGTAAATCTGACGGCAGGCAAGTATTTTATTAGTATTAATGGTATCGGGGCCGGAGATGCAACCAATGGAGGATACTCAGCATATGGTTCTATCGGAAGTTATACTATTTCCGGAACTGTTCCAAACAATAACCTGAACACTGTATCATTTGATAAAAACTTAAACTTTGTGATATATCCCAATCCAAGTAATAAGATTATAACGATTAGATCGGATCACGATGCGACTTTAAGCCTCATTACGATATTGGGGAAAACTATAACAACATTTAAAGTGAAGGCTAATATAGAGGACATACTAAATGTTGAAAATTTATCCAGCGGTATTTATTTTCTGAGTGAAATGAGAGAGGGCAAATTAATCACGCATAAATTTGTTAGAAAGTAATAAGTTTTATTTACAGCGGCATTGTATAAACTAATCAAAAACTACTGCGATTTTCAAAAATAGGGCTTATCTTTGCAGCCTTGTAAAAACATAAACAATTTAGAATGAAACGTGTAGTTGTTGGACTTTCCGGAGGAGTAGATTCAAGTGTTGCTGCCTATTTATTGCAGCAACAAGGATATGAAGTTATTGGCCTTTTTATGAAAAACTGGCACGATGATTCGGTTACGATTTCTAATGAATGCCCATGGTTAGAAGATAGCAATGATGCTTTATTGGTAGCGGAAAAACTCGGTATACCGTTTCAAACTGTTGATTTAAGCGAAGAATACAAAGAGAAAATCGTTGATTATATGTTCAACGAATACGAAAAAGGAAGAACTCCAAATCCGGACGTGCTTTGTAACCGCGAAATCAAGTTTGATGTTTTTATGAAAATCGCTCTAAGTCTTGGAGCCGATTATGTGGCGACCGGGCATTACTGCCAAAAAAGCGAAATTGAAGTCGACGGAAAAACGGTTTATCAATTAGTTGCCGGAAATGATGTGAACAAAGATCAGTCGTACTTTTTGTGTCAGTTGTCTCAGGAACAATTATCCAAAGCATTATTTCCAATTGGAGCATTGACTAAACCTGAGGTTAGGGAAATCGCTGCTGAAATGGAATTGGTTACGGCCGAAAAGAAAGATTCACAAGGGCTTTGTTTTATTGGTAAAGTACGTTTGCCGGAGTTTTTGCAGCAAAAATTACAACCAAAAGAAGGTCTTATTGTTCAGATTGATAAAAACGACCCAATCTATACGATTGAAAAGCCGGAAGGAATTTCTCTGGAAGACGAATTGAAAGTAGAATCTCAAAAACTAAATTATCTTCCAACGATGGGTAAAATAATGGGCAAACATCAGGGAGCACATTATTTTACAAACGGACAAAGAAAGGGCTTAAATGTTGGCGGTACTACAGATCCATTATTTGTAATTGCTACGGATGTTGATACGAATACCATTTATACCGGTTTAACGAGTAATCATCCGGGCTTATTCAAAAAGGCATTGTTTGTGGGGAATTCTGAAGTACACTGGGTTCGCGAAGATTTGAAATTGAAGGAAGGTGAGCAAATGGAAGTGATGGCAAGAATTCGTTACCGTCAGCCACTACAGAAAGCAATCTTGTATCAGTTTGAAAACGGAATGTATGTTCGCTTTGAGGAAGCTCAGTCCGCCATTACTGAAGGTCAGTTTGTAGCGTGGTATTTAGAAAATGAATTAGTTGGTTCGGGAGTAATTTCTTAGCTTTATACTTTTTTACGGAGGTTTCACCTTTAAAAAAGTAATCATGAAGCACTATTTTGTCTTTTTGTTGTTGATTTTTTCTTCCGCGGTGTTTTCGCAGGAAGAGGCATGGGTATACTTTAAAAACAAACCCAACGCACAGGCATCTCTTAATGCTCCGCTTACAATTTTGACACAGCGTGCCTTAGATCGAAGAGCCAATCAAAATATTGCGTTAGATCTTACCGATGCACCTGTAGAGGACTCTTATATCAATCAGGTTAGATCGAGTTCGGGGATAACTATTATGGCAAAATCGAAATGGCTAAATGCACTTCATATTAGAGGAACTCAAACCGATATTACAGCACTTACAGCGCTGTCATTTGTCGATAAAGTGTTTTTTGCCAATAAAAATCTGAATACAACTGCTAAAAAAGTAACTGAGAATAAGATAAGTCAGGTAAAAGACAAACTGAAATCAAAAACGGATTATGCGTACGGAACTTCAGGAGGGCAGATAGAAATGCTGAATGGAAAAGTGCTGCACCAACAGAATAAAACCGGCTTAGGAAAAGTAATTGCCGTTTTAGATGCAGGTTTTCCGGGAGTTAATACAACTTTACCGTTTAAGAAATTAATCGATAATAATCAGATTTTAGGAGGGTACGATTATGTCAATCGAAATGCCAATTTTTATTCAGGAGACAGCCACGGAACAATGGTACTTTCGACAATGGGCGGTTATAAAGAAAATGCTCTGGTAGGTACTGCTCCTGATGCTTCGTATTATTTATACATCACCGAATATGATCCTACTGAGAATCCGGTAGAAGAATCGTATTGGGTAGAGGCAGCAGAAGAAGCAGACCGTGTAGGAGCTGATATTATTACAACTTCTTTGGGGTATTTTGAATTTGACAATCCAAACTACACGCATGCGTATAGCGATATGAACGGGGTGACTAATTTTATCTCCCGTGGTGCCGAAATGGCTTTTAATAAAGGAATAATCGTGGTGGCTTCGGCAGGAAATGAAGGAGCTACAACTGAACCTCATATTGGAGGACCTGCAGATGCTGTTTCAGTAATTACAGTAGGTGCTGTAACTTCTTCAAAAGTTAGATCAGGTTTTAGTTCGATAGGACCAAGTTATGACGGAAGAATTAAACCGGATGTTATGGCACAAGGTACGGCTGCTGTTGTATCTGATAGCGGGGGGAATATTACAACAATAAATGGAACTTCATTTTCTTGTCCAATTATGGCGGGAATGATTGCTTGTTTATGGCAGGCTTTCCCATCCAAAACGAATAAGGAAATTAGGCAGATGATATTGCAGTCTTCTGATCGATATACGGCACCAAATAATAATTATGGTTACGGAATTCCTAATTTTGGAGCCACTTTAGGAGTGGAAGATTTCAAGTCTTTAGGGGAAGTTTTTTCTGTTTTTCCAAATCCAACTAAGACTGCGATTTCCTTTTTGTTTGAAAACAGTACCGCTTCTGTTTCTGTGTACTCTGTTCTGGGGCAAAAGCTAATCGAAAAACAAATTACAAATCAAAACCCTATTCTTTCTGTTGAAGGACTAAAAAGCGGATTGTATTTTTATACTTTTGATGCAGATGGTCTTCATAAAACAGGAAAGATAATTAAACAATAATTACATTTTTGAATGAACAGAATTACACAACTTTTTAAGATCAAATACCCAATTATTCAGGGAGGAATGATCTGGAACAGCGGTTATAAATTAGCAGCAGCAGTAAGTAATGCGGGAGGTTTAGGTTTAATTGGAGCAGGTTCTATGTATCCCGAAGTTTTACGTGAACATATTCAGAAATGCCAAAAAGCGACCAGTAAGCCATTTGGAGTTAACATTCCGATGCTGTATCCCAATATCGAAGAAATAATAAATATTGTGGTAGAAGAAGGAGTGAAAATTGTTTTTACTTCGGCAGGAAATCCAAAAACGTGGACTTCGTTTTTAAAAGAAAAAGGAATTACAGTCGTACATGTAGTGAGCAGCACTGTTTTTGCTTTAAAAGCGCAGGAGGCTGGTGTTGATGCTATTGTCGCCGAAGGATTTGAAGCAGGAGGACACAATGGACGTGACGAAACGACAACCTTAACTTTAATCCCGATGGTGAAAGAGAAAGTTCTGATACCTCTTATTGCTGCAGGTGGAATTGCAACAGGCAGAGGAATGCTTGCTGCAATGATTTTAGGAGCCGATGGTGTTCAGGTGGGAAGTCGTTTTGCAGCTTCGATCGAATCCTCGGCACATGATAACTTTAAAGAAACGATCGTTAAGGTTAAAGAAGGAGATACACAACTAACTTTAAAAGAACTGGCACCTGTTCGATTGGTTAAGAATAAATTCTATCAGGACGTTCAGGAATTGTATGAAAAATGTCCTTCAAAGGATGATTTGGTACAGCTTTTAGGAAGAGCCAGAGCTAAAAAAGGAATGTTTGAAGGAGATCTTGAAGAAGGAGAACTTGAAATAGGTCAAATTGCAGGATTAATTCATGAAATTTTGCCGGTAGAGCAAATTGTTCAACAAATGATGTCCGATTTTGAAGCTGCCTGCCAGGAAAAGGCTAAATTTGAGTTCTAAATTACCCCCAAGAAATACAATATGAATTCTATACGCACTTTTATACTTTTATCTTTTTTGGGACTTGGTTTACAGCAAACTTTTAGTCAGTCTTACCAGTTCAAAACATCGGGTTTTAGTGTCCTGGAGAAAAATGAAAAAGGCAAATGGGGAGAATGGTCCGATCTTGATTTGGTTAACCTTTCGGTAATTTTGGATACCAATAAACACAGAATTGTGGTCTACTCGCAGGAAATACAGCTTTTTAGTATTTTGGATTACATGGAGAGGGAAGAGAATGATACCGATATTGTCTATTCTTTTATGTGTAAAGACAATGACGGCAAAGCCTGTAAATTATCTATCATCACCCGAAAAAAACAGGATTTCCGCAAACAGCTTTACATCAACTACAACGACCGTATTATTGTGTATAATATGGTTAGTGTGTAGTTTGAGGTTCTGAGTGGCTAAGGTTCTAAGCTACTAAGTTAGTAAACTTTCTTAGAGTCTTATCAGCTTAGAATCTCAGAACCTTAGTTACTTAGAGCCTTAGCAACTTAGAGCATTAGCATCTTTCTCTTAAGAATCAATATCCTTAATAAACTCATCATGCTTCTGAGAAAACGATGATAGCAAAGCCTGTAAGTTATTTATCATCACCCGAAAAAAAACAGGACTTCCGCAAACAGCTTTATATCAACTACGACGACCTCATTATTGTGTATAATATGGTTAGTGTGTAGTTTGAGGTTCTGAGTGGCTAAGGTTCTAAGCTACTAAGTTAGTACACTTTCTTAGAGTCTTATCAGCTTAGAATCTCAGAACCTTAGCAACTTAGAGCCTTAGCAACTTAGAGTCTTAGTATCTTTCTCTTAAGAATCAATATCCTTAATAAACTCATCATATTCCGGATAAAACATCTCAAGAGTTAATATGTTTTCTCAGAACCTTAGCCACTTAGAGTCTTAGCATCTTTCTCCTTAAGAATCAATATCCTTAATAAACTCATCATGCTTCTGAGAAAACGATGATGGCAAAGCCTGTAAGTTATTTATCATCACCCGAAAAAAAAACAGGACTTCCGCAAACAGCTTTATATCAACTACGACGACCTCATTATTGTGTATAATATGGTTAGTGTGTAGTTTGAGGTTCTGAGTGGCTAAGGTTCTAAGCTACTAAGTTAGTACACTTTCTTAGAGTCTTATCAGCTTAGAATCTCAGAACCTTAGCAACTTAGAACCTTAGCCACTTAGAGCCTTAGCCACTTAGAGCCTTAGCATCTTTCTCTTAAGAATCGATATCCTTAATAAACTCATCATATTCCAGGTAAAACATTTCCAAAGCATGCATTTTTTCGTTAAAGAAATCGAAAATAGTATCCCAGTTATTGCGATTACTAAATCCAACCCCTAATTTTTCGATCCAAATTCGACTGATCGTTTTACCGCTTTCAAGAGTGTAGTTTTTTTCGAAAACCAAATCTTTAATGAATTCTTCCTCCAGTATATTTTTTAATGCTTCAATTTTTTCAAAGTAAGCATTTCGTTTTTCATCGCTTCTTTGTTCGATATCAATTAGAACCTGTGCTTTTTTATTATCTACATAAAATTTAAAGGAAAAATCTTTAATTTTGGTATCGTAAAGTACCCATTTACGAGGATATTTTTCGGCGAATGCCACCCAGAATTCTCTTTTTATCTTTTGTGATTCTTCTTTACTGTACATTTTTAAGACTTGATTTTAGAAAACTTGTAGAACCGCGTTTTCTAGACTATATTTATATTTTATTTAAAAGTACAAAAATAAACTTTGCTTATGGATTTTCAAGACTTTTTAGAATATGTTCCTGATTTAATTCCGGCAGTATTGCCGGCGGAATTGGCTCATATTAAAATGGCTCCAAAAGAACGCCTCGAAGCCTTGAAGAATCTTGATTTGAAAGATAAAAATCCGCGTATTGCAGCGGTCATGATGTTGTTTTATCCAAAAAACAATAAAACACATCTCGTATTGATTGTCCGAAATGCATATAATGGAGTTCATTCGTCTCAAATTGCTTTTCCCGGAGGAAAATATGAAACGACTGATGCAAATTATGAAGAGACTGCTTTGCGCGAAACACATGAAGAAGTAGGCGTTGCACCTGAAAGAATAGAGCTAATCAAACAATTTACACCTATGTATATTCCGCCAAGCAACTTCCTGGTGCATCCTTTTTTAGGTATTTCCAAAGAAGAGCTTTTATTTTATCCGGATATCAGAGAAGTAGCGAGTATTATAGAATTACCGCTCTCTGTTTTTTTGAATGATGAAATTGTTATTGAAGTCACATTATCAACTTCTTACGCAAATAACGCTTTAGTTCCCGCATTTAACATACAAAATCATATCGTTTGGGGAGCAACTGCCATGATATTGAGTGAACTGAGAGATGTTTTAAAAACGACTTTTGACAAAAAAACATAAAGAATAAAAATTAACAATTTGATATTCATAGTGCTACCGGTTTATTTTAGAAATTGTTTTGGAGGATCGGTAAAAGAATAATTTTTGTAAGTTTGCGTCCTAATAAAATAATACAATTGACAGCTATGGGATTGTTTAAACGAAATCCTTTCGGACATATATTATTCATCAAGAAATGGTTGATCCGTATTTTGGGAGCCATGACTCACCGAAGATATAGAGGTTTTAATGAATTGCAGATCGAAGGATCGGAAATAATTAAAACGCTTCCGGATACAAATGTTTT
It includes:
- a CDS encoding NUDIX hydrolase, which gives rise to MDFQDFLEYVPDLIPAVLPAELAHIKMAPKERLEALKNLDLKDKNPRIAAVMMLFYPKNNKTHLVLIVRNAYNGVHSSQIAFPGGKYETTDANYEETALRETHEEVGVAPERIELIKQFTPMYIPPSNFLVHPFLGISKEELLFYPDIREVASIIELPLSVFLNDEIVIEVTLSTSYANNALVPAFNIQNHIVWGATAMILSELRDVLKTTFDKKT
- a CDS encoding NAD(P)H-dependent flavin oxidoreductase, whose product is MNRITQLFKIKYPIIQGGMIWNSGYKLAAAVSNAGGLGLIGAGSMYPEVLREHIQKCQKATSKPFGVNIPMLYPNIEEIINIVVEEGVKIVFTSAGNPKTWTSFLKEKGITVVHVVSSTVFALKAQEAGVDAIVAEGFEAGGHNGRDETTTLTLIPMVKEKVLIPLIAAGGIATGRGMLAAMILGADGVQVGSRFAASIESSAHDNFKETIVKVKEGDTQLTLKELAPVRLVKNKFYQDVQELYEKCPSKDDLVQLLGRARAKKGMFEGDLEEGELEIGQIAGLIHEILPVEQIVQQMMSDFEAACQEKAKFEF
- a CDS encoding DUF4268 domain-containing protein, encoding MYSKEESQKIKREFWVAFAEKYPRKWVLYDTKIKDFSFKFYVDNKKAQVLIDIEQRSDEKRNAYFEKIEALKNILEEEFIKDLVFEKNYTLESGKTISRIWIEKLGVGFSNRNNWDTIFDFFNEKMHALEMFYLEYDEFIKDIDS